The Bdellovibrionota bacterium genome includes a region encoding these proteins:
- a CDS encoding flagellar hook protein FlgE, which yields MSVLSSMLTGVSGLTAQGEALGVIGDNIANSQTTGFKYSRAEFQDIVSKNLKGILGGNQIGRGVKIGAVNPIMIQGNIDQTEKATDLAISGDGYFTLRGGDGETFTRDGSFHFDKDGFLVTNDDRKVQGYQTDAKGKLINQIGDIRFPKALVPAKPTKELMVHLNLDSREVAGKTFDIKDPHATSNYSTGVEVYDSQGTKHLVTVFFNKTADRNWEYRGLVDGKEVTGGKEGEMSEVIKGKISFNVDGILDTEETSSQGFNFTGGALQGQQIKLDFGDSLTTDKGKGLIGSKQYGKESDLITWKQDGAAAGTINNLSFNDDGVLTALYSNGQAEDLAQVVISRFENSEGLYKLGNNRFKQSRNSGEASIGKPGSNGRGTLQAKSLEKSTVDLALEFVKLIQNQRAFQANAKTITTTDELLAEVINLKR from the coding sequence ATGAGTGTTCTTTCATCAATGCTGACAGGTGTGTCAGGTTTAACAGCGCAAGGTGAGGCGTTAGGTGTTATCGGAGATAACATTGCCAACTCACAAACAACAGGTTTCAAATATTCAAGAGCTGAGTTCCAAGACATCGTGTCGAAGAACTTAAAAGGTATTCTTGGTGGTAACCAAATCGGTCGAGGTGTGAAGATCGGTGCCGTGAATCCAATCATGATTCAAGGTAATATTGATCAAACAGAAAAGGCTACGGATTTAGCAATTTCTGGAGACGGTTACTTTACTCTTAGAGGTGGCGACGGGGAAACATTCACTAGAGATGGTTCTTTCCACTTCGACAAAGATGGTTTCTTGGTAACAAATGACGATAGAAAAGTGCAGGGTTATCAAACCGATGCAAAAGGAAAATTGATCAATCAAATTGGTGATATCAGATTCCCGAAAGCTCTTGTTCCAGCAAAGCCAACAAAAGAATTAATGGTTCACTTGAACTTAGATTCTAGAGAAGTAGCCGGTAAAACATTCGATATCAAAGATCCACACGCAACTTCAAACTATTCAACTGGTGTAGAAGTTTATGATTCTCAAGGAACTAAGCACTTAGTAACAGTTTTCTTCAACAAAACTGCTGATAGAAATTGGGAATATCGTGGTTTAGTGGATGGTAAAGAAGTAACCGGTGGTAAAGAAGGCGAAATGTCAGAAGTTATCAAAGGCAAAATCTCGTTCAACGTGGACGGTATCTTGGATACAGAAGAAACATCTTCTCAAGGATTCAACTTCACAGGTGGAGCATTACAAGGCCAACAAATCAAATTGGATTTTGGCGATTCATTAACAACAGACAAAGGCAAAGGATTAATCGGTTCTAAGCAATACGGTAAAGAATCAGATTTAATCACTTGGAAACAAGATGGAGCCGCAGCAGGAACAATCAATAACCTATCATTCAATGATGATGGTGTTTTAACGGCTCTATACAGTAACGGGCAAGCAGAAGATTTAGCACAAGTTGTGATTTCAAGATTTGAAAATTCCGAAGGTTTGTACAAACTTGGTAACAACAGATTTAAGCAATCCAGAAACTCTGGGGAAGCTTCAATCGGTAAGCCAGGTTCGAACGGTAGAGGAACTTTACAGGCGAAATCTCTCGAGAAATCAACTGTGGATTTGGCTCTTGAATTCGTAAAACTAATTCAAAACCAAAGAGCGTTCCAGGCCAACGCAAAGACGATTACAACAACTGACGAATTGTTAGCAGAAGTAATCAACTTAAAGAGATAA
- a CDS encoding ankyrin repeat domain-containing protein, protein MKALVFLLALLFLSPSILAETSKPELSLDKVVSEMNKEKENKVKYFVSVAEAKKDVDVVKALKADKNYTFINTIIHGEHILTYCIKNKMWKSAEELIKGGSNLNHKDSDGKVALMYAAEGKNKYLATMIIASKADKKIKDNAGVTAEEYLKRNGLN, encoded by the coding sequence ATGAAAGCTTTAGTATTTTTATTAGCATTATTATTTTTATCACCTTCGATTTTAGCGGAGACATCTAAACCGGAATTGAGTTTAGATAAAGTCGTATCTGAAATGAACAAAGAAAAAGAAAACAAAGTAAAATATTTTGTGTCAGTGGCAGAAGCAAAAAAAGATGTCGATGTCGTAAAGGCATTAAAGGCCGACAAGAATTATACTTTTATAAATACAATAATTCACGGTGAGCATATCCTCACTTACTGCATCAAAAACAAGATGTGGAAGTCTGCAGAAGAGCTGATAAAAGGTGGAAGTAACCTTAATCACAAAGATAGCGATGGAAAAGTAGCGCTTATGTATGCAGCGGAAGGAAAGAACAAATATTTAGCCACGATGATAATTGCTTCCAAGGCAGACAAAAAAATCAAAGACAATGCTGGAGTCACAGCCGAAGAATATCTTAAAAGAAATGGTTTGAATTAG
- a CDS encoding ankyrin repeat domain-containing protein, with product MKIGLIALILLLLNSAFAGSCESAGISYGKDPEWAFTHASHANLRKLSDAQKGGCNFNAKAKCLNMKTRVSALSCAIIILDGEYETDVVKKFIEFQVDVNSKDADGETPLSYAIRNSSVQTIKLLMDANAEYDKLLADKLKLKIADDVSLYALTALLIKNKVNSEELNLCQYKHKVVEGMFFATRAMSDSDSKDKNLKQLSDKLYLLSSETGYNERCLYASKDSENPGSQGSLGVEANK from the coding sequence ATGAAAATCGGTTTAATAGCACTGATCTTGTTACTATTAAATTCAGCTTTTGCCGGCAGTTGTGAAAGTGCAGGGATTTCCTACGGAAAAGATCCCGAATGGGCATTTACCCATGCTTCTCACGCCAATTTACGAAAGTTATCGGACGCTCAAAAAGGTGGGTGTAATTTCAATGCAAAAGCAAAATGCTTGAATATGAAAACTCGAGTTTCCGCTTTGAGCTGTGCGATCATCATACTTGATGGTGAATACGAAACAGATGTTGTAAAAAAATTCATCGAATTCCAGGTCGATGTAAATTCTAAAGATGCAGACGGAGAAACTCCACTTTCCTATGCCATCAGAAATAGCAGTGTACAAACAATAAAACTTTTGATGGATGCAAATGCTGAATACGACAAATTACTTGCAGACAAATTAAAATTAAAAATTGCTGACGATGTTTCGCTCTATGCACTCACTGCGCTTTTAATAAAAAATAAGGTGAACAGTGAAGAACTGAATCTATGTCAGTACAAACATAAAGTAGTAGAAGGAATGTTCTTCGCCACTAGAGCGATGAGTGATAGTGATTCTAAAGATAAAAATCTCAAACAACTATCAGATAAACTGTATTTACTAAGTTCTGAGACAGGCTATAATGAAAGATGTCTTTATGCTTCAAAGGATTCTGAAAACCCCGGATCGCAAGGATCACTAGGGGTAGAAGCTAATAAATAA
- a CDS encoding trypsin-like serine protease: protein MIGLAISCFIFLKPTISNAVIYGEDNRKPISKELAEKMGLKPIVAILVEKVHKSNYPCNGVWISKIHILTAAHCVANSKKILIYNQYDKLLTTSKATGKKIYVDINSSNNQSDWEENNNSKWQPNSNDWAVIEVEEEEIGAEPEYVYNPATKKMVKNLHRYEDGSIMGTLPISSTESLKDNPWITFAGHHDDAYNSLYREQCRYQERMAKDSYWLMFRPNVFEFDCDVISGSSGSPLLSCDGAKCKIVGILSGEFYPDTPVAEFSHRYANTAVHTKNFIVPVTQLLKGNKAYVKSFDLEKMKCRKTDCLKN from the coding sequence ATGATAGGCCTAGCAATAAGCTGTTTTATTTTTTTAAAACCAACGATATCTAATGCTGTAATTTATGGTGAAGACAATCGTAAACCGATATCCAAAGAACTTGCAGAAAAAATGGGGTTGAAACCAATTGTCGCTATTCTTGTAGAGAAAGTGCATAAAAGTAACTATCCTTGTAATGGTGTTTGGATTTCTAAAATTCATATTTTAACTGCGGCTCACTGCGTGGCCAATTCAAAAAAAATTCTTATTTACAATCAGTACGATAAACTTCTAACCACCAGTAAAGCTACAGGTAAAAAAATCTACGTAGATATTAATTCTTCCAATAATCAATCTGACTGGGAAGAAAATAATAATTCCAAATGGCAACCCAATTCAAACGACTGGGCCGTCATTGAAGTTGAAGAAGAAGAAATTGGTGCAGAACCAGAATATGTATACAATCCTGCAACAAAAAAAATGGTAAAGAATCTTCATCGTTATGAGGATGGATCCATTATGGGCACCTTACCCATTAGCTCCACGGAATCACTGAAGGACAACCCTTGGATTACTTTTGCTGGTCACCATGATGACGCTTACAATAGTTTGTACCGTGAGCAATGTAGATACCAAGAAAGAATGGCAAAAGACAGTTACTGGTTAATGTTTAGACCTAACGTCTTTGAATTTGATTGCGATGTTATAAGCGGAAGCTCTGGCTCCCCTTTGCTCTCTTGTGACGGGGCGAAATGTAAAATAGTTGGCATTCTCTCTGGTGAGTTTTATCCAGACACACCAGTCGCCGAATTCAGCCACAGATATGCCAACACCGCAGTTCACACGAAAAATTTTATAGTTCCTGTTACCCAACTATTAAAAGGCAACAAGGCGTATGTTAAATCTTTTGATCTAGAAAAAATGAAGTGCCGAAAAACTGATTGTCTTAAAAATTAA